From a single Epinephelus fuscoguttatus linkage group LG18, E.fuscoguttatus.final_Chr_v1 genomic region:
- the zcchc9 gene encoding zinc finger CCHC domain-containing protein 9: MTRWARANNVHKHKPAEATPWSQLRGGRGRGGGGGPQRDQLRGTQPGGSAVKKPNRPKKEYLNEDVNGFMEYLQHSGQPLPRGDKGGMEGERELREEVETALKKDRRREDRRVKRQNDKKNKMLCFNCRKPGHGLADCPEADRDEEMGRGICYRCGSTEHEIQKCRAKVDPALGEHPFAKCFICGQTGHLSRGCPDNPKGLYAQGGSCRVCGSVEHFQKDCPEHQAATHTVTVPWLSNNMSADYEEVHVPVKKAKPKQTKVVKF; encoded by the exons ATGACGAGGTGGGCCAGAGCCAATAACGTCCATAAACACAAGCCAGCTGAGGCCACCCCATGGAGTCagctgagaggaggaagaggaagaggagggggaggagggccTCAGAGGGACCAGCTGAGAGGGACTCAGCCTGGTGGATCAGCTGTGAAAAAACCCAACCGACCCAAGAAGGAGTACCTCAACGAGGACGTGAACGGCTTCATGGAGTATCTGCAGCACAGCGGACAGCCTCTGCCCAGAGGGGAtaaaggagggatggagggggagCGGGAGCTCAGGGAGGAGGTGGAAACGGCCctgaaaaaagacagaagaagagaggacaGGAGGGTGAAGAGGCAGAACGACAAGAAGAACAAAATG CTGTGTTTTAACTGCAGGAAGCCCGGTCACGGTTTGGCCGACTGCCCGGAGGCGGACAGAGACGAGGAGATGGGCCGAGGCATCTGTTACCGCTGCGGCTCCACCGAACACGAAATCCAGAAATGTCGAGCCAAAGTGGACCCTGCTCTGG gtgaacACCCGTTTGCTAAGTGCTTCATCTGCGGTCAGACTGGACACTTGTCGCGGGGCTGCCCTGATAATCCCAAAGGACTTTATGCACAAG gaggCTCCTGTCGTGTTTGTGGTTCAGTGGAACATTTTCAGAAGGACTGTCCAGAGCACCAGGCTGCAA CTCACACAGTGACAGTTCCCTGGTTGTCCAATAACATGAGTGCAGACTATGAGGAAGTCCATGTCCCAGTGAAGAAAGCCAAACCCAAACAGACCAAAGTGGTGAAGTTCTGA